GCCCTGGCGCGCATACCAGCGGCACAGCGCGGTGGCCAGCCAGCTCTTGCCGGCACCGCTGGTGGTGCCCAGCACCATGACGCATCGGGCCTTGTCCCGCCCTGGCTCTTGATTCATCCGCGGATTGTCGTCGAGCCCTGCGGGGACGACCGGCATCGCCGATCGTCAAGTCCTTCACGCTCTGCGTGAATGCGTCTGGATGGGTTTGTGCAGCGCCGCGAAGAAAACTGTAGCCTTTCGTTCTCAAAAAAATAGAAAGAACAAGGTTGATGGCTTCGTTACGCGACATGGCGCTCACCATTGAAGAGCGCGAAGAGGGAAAGTTCTACTGGGTGCTGATCGAAGCGCTCGACGACGAGGGATCCGAGATCCTGCACTACCGCCGCATCAAATCGGCCACCCAGCCGCAGGCGAGCTACTCGAGCGCGCTCGCGCTCGGGGCGGCCGCGCTGCGCCGGCTGGCGCCGGCGCAGCCCCCCGGCCCCTGAGGCGCCTCTTATTCCAGGAACACCGCGGAACCGGCTTTGCCGGGCCGCTGGTGTTGCCCCCGGTAGGGGGTGGGCGGCTACACGAAGTGAGCCAACCTGGGGGGGAGCAACATCCCACCGCGGAACCGGCTTTGCCGGGGCCGCTGGTGTTGCCCCCGGTAGGGGGTGGGCGGCTCCACGAAGTGAGCCAACCTGAGGGCGAGCGTCAGACTGTCCAGTCGCCGCCGAGCGCGCGAATCAGCCCGACGGTGGACTGGTATTGCGCGGACCGCACCTGCAGCGCCTGGCGCCGGTTGCGCAGCTCGCTGCGGCGCGCATCGAGCAGGTCGAGCTGGCTGATGTAGCCGTTGCGATAGCGCGTGTCGGACAGCTGCGTGGCCCGGCTCGCCGAGGCGACCGCCTTGGCCTGCACCTGCGACTGCGCCCCGAGGATGCGCAGCGAGGAGAGCTGGTCTTCCACGTCCCTGAAGGCCGTGAGCACCTGCTCGCGGTAGCTCGCGAGCGCGCCGTCCAACTGCGCCCTGGCGCCCTGCACGCCGGCCTCGCGCCGGCCGCCGTCGAGCAGCGGCAACGACAGCAGCGCGCCGATGCCCCAAGAGCGCGCGGACCACTTGAACAGGTCGCCGATCTCCGAAGATGCATAGCCGCCGCCGCCGGTCAGCGCGATGTTGGGGAACCACGCAGCCTGCGCCACGCCGACGCGCGCCTGCGCCGCCAGCACGCCCTTCTGCGCGGCCGAGACATCGGGCCGGCGCGTGAGCACCGTGGCCGGCACGCCCGCGGGAATCGCGGGCAAGGCGGTGGCCCAGCTGCCGGGTTTCATCTCGAAGCTGGAAGCCGGCTCGCCGGTCAGTACTGCGAGCGCATGCTCGAGCTCGGCGCGGCGGCGATCCAGCGTGAGCGCCTCGGACTCGGTGGAGGCCATCTCGGTCTCGACCCGCGCCACGTCGAGCTCGGCGATGTCGCCCGCCTGGTGGCGCTGCTGCGTCAGGCGCAGCGTGTCATGGTAGGCCTCGACGGTCTCGCGCACCAGCTGGCGCTCGTCGTCCAGCGCGCGCAGCGCCAGGTAGGTCTGCGCGGTCTCGGCCTGCACCAGCAGGCGCGTGCTCTGCAGCAGGCCGGCGCGCGATTCGGCGTCGAGCCGGGCCGCATCGCTGGCCTTCGAGAGCCGGCCGAAGAGGTCGAGCTCGTACGAGAAGTCGAGGCCCGCGTTGATCAGCGTGGAGGGCGTGGTGCTCTGGTTGCGGTCCAGGCCGCGCTGCCGGCTCGCGCCGGCGCCGAGGCCGATCTGCGGCGAGCGGTCGGCATCGGTGCTGCGCGCCAGCGCGC
Above is a window of Variovorax sp. RA8 DNA encoding:
- a CDS encoding efflux transporter outer membrane subunit, with the translated sequence MKLDRSTFTRPWRAALAPLVAALLLAGCATAIPEAPSFQAPAQFKEQAAAPAEGQWTRATPAEAQPRGEWWRAFNDPVLDALVARADAANNSIQVAAARLAEARALARSTDADRSPQIGLGAGASRQRGLDRNQSTTPSTLINAGLDFSYELDLFGRLSKASDAARLDAESRAGLLQSTRLLVQAETAQTYLALRALDDERQLVRETVEAYHDTLRLTQQRHQAGDIAELDVARVETEMASTESEALTLDRRRAELEHALAVLTGEPASSFEMKPGSWATALPAIPAGVPATVLTRRPDVSAAQKGVLAAQARVGVAQAAWFPNIALTGGGGYASSEIGDLFKWSARSWGIGALLSLPLLDGGRREAGVQGARAQLDGALASYREQVLTAFRDVEDQLSSLRILGAQSQVQAKAVASASRATQLSDTRYRNGYISQLDLLDARRSELRNRRQALQVRSAQYQSTVGLIRALGGDWTV